In the genome of Raphanus sativus cultivar WK10039 chromosome 4, ASM80110v3, whole genome shotgun sequence, one region contains:
- the LOC108852679 gene encoding uncharacterized protein LOC108852679, with protein sequence MYMSSLSPRLHKAYKSRCVSLPVRSHPSVRRIQEVISKVRALGSSSLESRTMVSDGLSGLTELYRCLSEDLFKSSSETQQTLLNSGLMDDLLEVSLKYLEVCGGAKDGASRIKKSVVELQSALRRSKKGGEFNLENDMDAYMASGKEIKKEIKKYMVMSKETDACLESSVWRGGDDQEISSLVRVMQETSVITCFVLRTVLSFLSSPKGLKSKCHHQPKRWGIVMKLVKKGIDHHNQEKRDHEKRFSCLELEAMETEIGKLITREDQEEEKEISEEISERIQCSLVRSKEVEAAMEELEEGLEGLFKVMIQARVSLLNILST encoded by the coding sequence ATGTATATGTCTTCATTGTCTCCAAGACTCCACAAAGCATACAAATCTAGATGTGTTAGCTTACCGGTTCGGTCTCATCCGAGTGTTAGGAGGATTCAAGAAGTAATCTCCAAAGTTAGAGCATTGGGGTCGTCTTCGCTAGAGTCGAGGACCATGGTTAGTGACGGGCTCTCTGGTCTTACCGAACTATATAGATGTCTAAGTGAAGATCTTTTCAAGTCTTCTTCTGAAACTCAACAAACTCTTCTAAACAGTGGCTTGATGGATGATCTTCTTGAAGTGTCCCTGAAGTACTTAGAGGTCTGTGGAGGTGCTAAAGACGGTGCGTCGAGGATAAAAAAGAGTGTTGTTGAGCTTCAGTCCGCTTTGAGAAGGAGCAAGAAGGGTGGTGAGTTTAACCTCGAGAACGACATGGATGCTTACATGGCGTCAGGTAAAGAGATCAAGAAGGAGATCAAGAAGTATATGGTAATGTCGAAAGAGACAGACGCATGTTTGGAGAGTAGTGTTTGGCGTGGTGGTGATGATCAAGAGATAAGTTCTTTGGTGAGAGTGATGCAAGAAACAAGCGTGATCACATGTTTCGTCTTGCGCACAGTTTTGTCGTTTTTGTCGTCGCCAAAAGGGTTAAAGAGTAAGTGTCATCATCAACCCAAACGTTGGGGCATTGTTATGAAGCTTGTGAAGAAAGGGATAGATCATCACAATCAAGAGAAGAGAGATCATGAGAAACGTTTTTCTTGTCTCGAGCTTGAAGCTATGGAAACTGAAATTGGGAAGCTCATTACAAGGGAAGAtcaagaagaggagaaagagattaGTGAGGAAATAAGTGAAAGGATTCAGTGTTCATTGGTTAGATCCAAAGAAGTAGAGGCAGCCATGGAAGAGCTTGAAGAGGGACTCGAAGGATTGTTCAAGGTGATGATACAAGCTAGAGTCTCTCTTCTAAACATCCTATCCACATAA